A region of Maridesulfovibrio sp. DNA encodes the following proteins:
- a CDS encoding helix-turn-helix domain-containing protein, translating into MPDSSKQVAGLVAGLTEKDATAMNTFLERLKLATNAKSDSELARFMGLRQSAMSSAKSRGQIPASWLVNIAINCNISADWLLTGDGAMHRGEALLRSRPSEQDGSCAQCQELEAELAEERKLVRELTNDFRDAMKENRELNRELRLAVKESSYFKAKAGAAELRMRERPAEYGQADEDSEARPP; encoded by the coding sequence ATGCCTGATTCATCAAAGCAGGTTGCAGGTTTGGTTGCAGGTTTAACTGAAAAAGATGCAACCGCCATGAATACGTTTTTAGAGAGATTAAAACTAGCAACCAACGCAAAAAGTGACAGCGAACTAGCCCGTTTCATGGGACTGAGACAATCCGCAATGTCTTCAGCTAAAAGCCGAGGTCAGATACCAGCGTCTTGGTTGGTAAATATTGCAATTAATTGTAATATTTCTGCTGATTGGCTACTTACTGGGGATGGGGCAATGCATAGAGGAGAAGCTCTTCTTAGATCTCGACCTTCAGAGCAGGATGGATCATGCGCTCAATGCCAAGAGCTTGAGGCGGAGCTGGCCGAAGAGCGCAAGCTGGTACGCGAGCTGACAAATGACTTCCGAGACGCCATGAAGGAAAACCGGGAGCTGAACAGAGAACTGCGCTTGGCTGTCAAAGAAAGCAGCTATTTCAAGGCCAAAGCAGGCGCAGCGGAACTACGTATGCGAGAGCGACCGGCAGAGTATGGCCAGGCTGATGAAGACAGCGAAGCGAGGCCTCCCTAG
- a CDS encoding helix-turn-helix domain-containing protein, with amino-acid sequence MNENYEPKGPYISAKAAAEYAGYSYDHFRQLVKKYRIPRRGPSKVRFALSDLDEWMLNPNFFCEVPVASKRKRKFKTVKIKVG; translated from the coding sequence ATGAATGAAAATTACGAACCGAAAGGTCCCTACATCTCGGCTAAGGCTGCCGCAGAATACGCAGGGTATTCATATGATCACTTTCGCCAGCTGGTGAAAAAATATCGGATACCCAGACGCGGTCCATCCAAAGTCAGATTTGCACTTAGCGATCTGGATGAATGGATGCTTAATCCCAATTTCTTTTGTGAAGTTCCAGTAGCCAGCAAGAGAAAAAGAAAATTTAAAACCGTAAAAATTAAAGTAGGTTAG
- a CDS encoding site-specific integrase gives MSIHMRKSGSYFVRYRKNGKQKQKSGFGSGEAGKARAEEFDRSVNGKKNDDQELLANNIEYIDQLAQRYYTSDDVDMSKQWRRDWLKMFNERLLPELSQIPISHLKGDTISRLVKQKFPEASLVTRSTYVGYVKAMFSWGVRMELIEKNPLAHFSRKSSPQKDLLVDKELILNIRDACVPHIALGVEFIANTGVRPGPVELLGVKWEHINWKDSTVSVLGKNRKWRIIPLKPEFLEKLMIQKEKAKTDYMIEYNGRGNLDGINQGFRRTCRKIGVDDAVELYDIRHWFCSMLLAKGVPVKTVSMLMDHSSTRMTLDVYGHFIPGDEAQAIQGLPDIF, from the coding sequence ATGTCTATTCACATGCGGAAAAGTGGCAGCTACTTCGTCCGATATAGGAAGAATGGTAAGCAGAAGCAGAAGAGTGGTTTTGGCTCCGGTGAAGCAGGCAAAGCTCGTGCAGAGGAGTTTGACCGTTCTGTGAATGGAAAGAAGAATGATGATCAGGAATTGTTGGCTAACAACATCGAATACATTGATCAGCTTGCCCAGCGTTATTACACTTCGGATGATGTAGATATGAGCAAGCAGTGGCGCAGGGATTGGCTCAAAATGTTCAATGAGCGTCTTCTTCCAGAGTTGAGTCAGATACCAATCTCTCATCTTAAGGGGGATACTATCTCTCGTCTTGTAAAGCAAAAGTTTCCTGAAGCATCCCTTGTGACGCGCTCGACATATGTGGGGTATGTGAAGGCGATGTTTTCATGGGGTGTTAGAATGGAGCTGATTGAGAAAAATCCTTTAGCTCATTTTTCCCGGAAAAGCTCCCCCCAGAAGGACTTGTTGGTAGATAAGGAGTTGATTCTGAATATTCGTGATGCATGTGTCCCGCACATTGCGCTTGGGGTAGAGTTCATTGCCAACACTGGCGTTCGCCCTGGCCCGGTAGAACTGCTGGGAGTCAAGTGGGAACATATCAACTGGAAAGACTCGACAGTCAGTGTTTTGGGCAAGAACCGCAAGTGGCGGATAATACCTCTGAAGCCGGAGTTTCTGGAGAAATTGATGATCCAGAAGGAGAAGGCCAAAACCGACTATATGATCGAATACAATGGTCGTGGAAATCTTGATGGTATTAACCAAGGCTTTAGGAGAACATGCAGGAAAATTGGTGTCGATGATGCCGTTGAACTCTACGATATTCGCCACTGGTTTTGCTCAATGCTGCTCGCAAAGGGAGTCCCAGTGAAGACTGTGAGTATGCTCATGGATCACAGTTCAACCCGCATGACGCTTGATGTGTATGGGCACTTTATCCCGGGAGATGAAGCACAGGCGATTCAAGGGTTGCCGGATATATTCTAG